The Phacochoerus africanus isolate WHEZ1 chromosome 9, ROS_Pafr_v1, whole genome shotgun sequence genomic sequence ttcTCCTTTAGAGAACTTCCTTTTgccatgttatatttttatttatttacttatttttggccatcccaccccaccccccccatgtggaagttcctgggccagggatcaaacctgagccacagcggcaacccaagctacggcagtgacaatgccagatcctcaacctgcaaCAAACAAGAGTGAACTCCTTGGTATTTTTAAAGGTAGGTTTCCAGGTGACAATTCTGTCTAACTCATCTGACACCCTAatttttcccttcacttttttcttttcttttaatggctgtatccatggcatatggaagttcttggggcaggaactgagtccaagccacagctgcaacttgtgctgcagctgcagcaacatcagatcctttaaccattgcCACTGcaagggaatgaacccacatctctGCTGCAACCCCgaggcaccacagcaggaacttctcccCTTCACTCTTGAAAGCTATTCTCACCAATTAGAGGATTCTGGCTTGACAGTTCCTTTCTTTCAGATCTATAAAAATAACCATGCCAATGCTTCTGGCCTCCATTATTACTCATAAGAAATCCACTGTCATTTGAATTTTCTCCTATAGATGTCATTTTTCTCtgactgctttcaaaattttttgtctttgggtTTAGGAAGTCTGTGATGTGGTTTTGAATCGATTTCTCTGGGTTTTTCCTGTTCTCACTTgctcagcttcttgaatctgtaggtaTGTGTCTACTGCCAActtgtggaagtttccagccacTATTTCTTCCAGTACTTTTTCAGCTCCATCCTCTTTGGGACTTCAAAACATAAACATTACATCTTTTCTATAGTTGCACATGTCCAGAGGTTCTTAGCATTGTTTCCTTTAGCTGCTAgagcaaattaccacaaatttgtggcttaaaacagaaatttattctctctgcagttctagaagtctgaaatcaaggtgtggtCAGGGCTGTGCTCCTTGCAGAGACTCTGGGGTAGACCCTGtttttctcttccagcttctagagctgCTGGTCATGGCTTGGTGTTCCTTGGGCTTGAGGccacatcactccaatctctgcctccacttTCACATCACCATCTTCTCTCACGTGTCTCATTACCCTCTACCTCTTTCTTATAtgacccacctggataatccagggtaATCTTTCTCAAGAtccttatttttccatataaaataatattcactGTTTTACCACATAAGGTAATATTTATAGGTTCTGGTGACTAGGAAGTGAACATAATTTTAAGGAACTTTTTTCCCAACCTATTACCCTTTTCTCCctcaccgcccccctcccccaagtctgttttctatttgGATTGGgtcatttctgttttatcttctaGTTCACAAATTCTTTTCCTCTAACTCCTCCATTCTGTTGTTGAGATCACCCATAGGCtttaattttacaatattttttgttctcttttatatctttttggggggggggaggctagCACTTTCTAGTTCCCTGCTGAGactttctatattttcatttcttttacatgTGTTCACAATTTCtcattgaagcatttttttttaaatcattgttgcTTTAAATCTTCGTCAGACTACTTCTAACATCTCTGTTAGCTTGGTGTTggcatcttttaattttcttcattcagtttaagatcttcctggttcttggtattctgattatttctttaaattgaaaTGTGGATATTCTGTATTATGAGACTCTGGAGTTTAAACCTTAGGTTTTATCTGGTTTCCTCTAAATTATTGTGGCAGGGGAAGTAGGGGAGGGTGACCATGAGGCAATGTCAGAAAAGGGCCAGTGGGGAGTCAGGACTTTTACCATCATTCAGCAGTAAGAAGTCAGCACTCACACAGTGTCTATGGTGATCTTCTGGAAGCCAGAACTCCCACCCCTACCCGACGGTGAGGAGTTCAATGGAAATCAAAGGTGGAACCTGGGCTTCTACTTTTACCTGTCAGTAACGAGAGGCCACCCTCCCCTACTTCCTCTGTCGCGCTTCTGCGTCTGTTTCCTTAGCCACAGAAATTCACAGAGTACTTCCCTTTGTTTTGCAAAACTGTGAGGATCACGTTATAGTATGTTTTTAAAGAGCTAAGCCTCTATGATACAAATATGACCATTATTATATAAGGGATTTTAATTAAAGCTAAAAAACTACTCATGCTAATTCAGAAAAGGTATAATAAACCGTATTTTAGCCTTAAGGATCCGTCAGCCAACGGACCCTGGAGAGGGGCTCCTCACTGGTAAATCTGTCTTCACCTGAGAAACAGGTAATCCGTAGAGACCCACCTCTACTACTCTGTATCTCCGAAACGTCCGGAAGCGCCGACACGGAAAGTCGAATCCTGAGGGGTCTATGTAAAGGCAAGAGAGAGGAACCCAAGCGAAGCCTGAGAAAAAGGGGTCCACATCCCCGCCTCCAGTCCCAAGATCTCTGCAGAGGTATAAAGTACCCTGCGTGGGGAGAAGGACACAAGCTCCCACCAGCACCTGCTCAGGCTCTGGAAACAATTGAAAAACGCTCTTTAGGGCACAGCGCGCACGAGGAACCGAAAATACGTCACAATGCTGGGACGCGTGCCGGCCGGCTCCCTGGGAAATCAGGAGCACCCGTCATCTCAGCAGTTGGTCTGGCACCCGGCCCCGCGTCCGCGTGCTCAGAGGCTTCCTCTTATCGGATCAGGCAGGCATATCCACAAGGGCCCATAACCTGTGGTGTCCAATAGCCACAGAGTCTGGGCTCATATATTTCTCCTCCATTGAGGACACCTGGCCACTCTCACCATGCTGCGCAACCCTAGATTCCGTTAGGACCCAGTCCAGTCTTCTCAGCCTTCAGGGTCCCTCTTCAGCAGTCTCCTGAGATTCCAACTGTCAGCTACCTCCACTCTGTTCCCAGGGTCAGAAGCAGTAATCAACATCCACCTAAGGGAAATGGCAACAACAGGGGCAGAAGTCGGCTTGTTCTACACTGTTTTAAATCTTTGAATCATCAGGTCGCTCTAAGTAACCCAACCAGTGATTTAGTCAGTAAGGCATGGGGGCATAAGCAACTGCACCTCCAACAGCCCAGGTGATTGCAATACAAGCATGCACCAAGAAACAGAGGCTTCCTCAAAGGCTAAGGTAGCTGGCACGGAAGTCTGGATGTTGGTCCAAAGAGACCTAAAAACACCACAGCAATTTTAGACTGTGCTGTTCTCCTTTTTATGGAAGTACTAAAATGAGGAGTGAAGGCAGTGACTATTTTCACGCTTAAGACTCTCCTACCCAAGACACTTGAAAAAACTGAGATGGAGAGATTTCTAATAAGTATTACGAAGATGAAGCACGTTTCTTGGTAAAGCTGTCTCtgcatctctttatttttccttctctttggtcACCATTGTTGGCCAGAATTTTAGTGTCTAATTTTGCCTTCTGATTCCTTTTTATGTTCTCatattttgttcacctttttctttttccatctcacTTGGTTTTTGCAGATTTCTAAAATGTGTCTCAGGGCTCCAAGTCTAAGTGTCCATGAAACTACATAAAATTCACAATGATCTTTGTTcatagttttgtttaaaaaagttaTAATGTGATTAAAAACTAGGAAGATCAATTTAAGTATTTAACCACTTGGGTTTCACTTACTTCACGTAGGTATAAAATGGCTAaactccaaaatcttttttttttttaatagccacacccatggcataaggaaattctgGGACcagaggctgaatctgagctgaagctgtgacctaagctgcagctatagcaatgcctgatcctttaacccactgtgctgggccagagatcaaacccatgcctctgcagcaacccaagctgttgcagtcaggttcttaacccactgtgccacaatgggaactccccaaatctcttTTTAAAGCTCAGTATTCTTTGATTCTATAGTAAAAAGCTCCtattgcacacacacaaaaatacttcTGAGGATTCTACACTGTTTATCAAAGACTCAACTCATTAGCAAAGTGTTCAAGGCCCTCTCTGTCTGGCCCTTATCTACACTCTCCCACTCCTGCATtctacaggaactccatgacccAGCCAAACTGGAAAACTCCTGACTTTtggcctatctttttttttttccttagggccgtacttgcggcatgtggaagttcccaggctaggggttgaatcacggctacagctgccggcttacaccacagccacagcaacatgggatccgagccaaatctttgatctacacagctcacagcaacaccagatcctgaatccactgagcaaggtcagggatagaacttgcgtcctcatggttcctagtcaggttcattaaccactgagccatgaagggaactcttggCCTGCCTTAAATGGGAGTCTTGCTTCACCTTTCCTTTGCCAAAAACACTTTTCTCTATCCTCCATCTTCCTCTGCAGAGAACCTACTTCTTACTTAGTTATTAACTCAGCATTTAACTAACAACACATGTATattggtatatattttatatttcaaaattcttcCACAGAAAATacttcttattttataattttgattttaaatagactttgttttatggccacatctgtgccatatgcaagttcccaagcaATGGGCTGAACCAGAACtgcatggtaatgccagatccttaacccactgagggaggccagggatccaacctgcatcctcacagtgaAAATcctcccactgagccatgatgggaactcctacttttattttaaaatctcctcAGAGATAATTTTTGTCTTACTCGAAAAATATAAAGTGATTTTCCCctataaattatgttttttaaaggaaaagttttatcagatatagaaaataaagagtCATTTCCAAATACAAAATATGGACAGAGATGTGATTCTCCTGGAGTCCTGACCTTCAATTCAAAATtacagtgaaggagttcccgtcgtggcgcagtgcttaacgaatccgactaggaaccatgaggttgcaggttcggtccctgcccttgctcagtgggttaacgatccagcgttgccgtgagctgtggtgtaggttgcagattcggctcagatttggcgttgctgtggctctggcataggccccgggctacagctccaatagacccctagcctgggaacctccatatgccgcgggagcggcccaaaagaaataaaaaaaaaaaaggcaaaaaagaaaaaacaaatcaaaattacagtgaaagTTTGCATtatgtgtgttttgggggggccacgcccatagcatgtggaaattcctgggccagggatcaattccaagccacagcagtgcaatgctgaatccttaaccactaggccacaagggaactccatatgtcatttTTAATTGAACATTAAGGGAATGTAGTATTTTAATAACTTTACCAGTATCTTTATCTACAGGCCTAttgccatttttgtcttttatgaaatCTTTGTCACCAAGAAAGGcaagattacattttttttcctcccagattGAGTTGGTGTAGTATATTCTTAGTTATCaacataaaatatgcatataactTTGGGACTTTGAAATggtaaatattcatgatgtgtGAAAAAGCATGAATACATAACTATGAtcttaattacataaaaatggaTGCTTCATTGTGCAGATACACAAACAAGACCTAGGAGGACCCATCAAACTGTAAACTGCTTGTGATAATGGATAACTGTTTTTTGCTtcctatttgcttattttttggctattatgcaCATGctaactttaagaaataaatgttactggagttcctgttgtgatttaatgggttaagaacttgactagtatccatgaggatgcgggttctatccgtggccttgctcagcaagttaaggatctggtgttgtaggctacagatgtgtctcagatcccaagccgctgtgactgtggtgcaggctggcagatgTAACTTTGAAtaaactgctagcctgggaacttccatctgctgccaatgtggccctaaaaagcaaaaaaaaaaaaaaaaaagagagagagagagagagaaagaaaggaagggaaggaagaaaaaaaagaaagaaatgttactttaaaaaattataatgaaagtGAATCCTCAGGGCTCTATCTACATTTCTAGGCAGGTTTTCATTGCAAGATATttaaccacttctttttttttttctttttgtctttgtagggctaggggactaatcagagctacagctgccagccacagccacagccacggcagcgcAGGATCTAAaatgcatctacgacctacaccacagctcacgggaacaccagatccttaacccactgagtgaggccagggatcaaaccagcaacctcatggttcctagttagatgaTGGTTCCTAGttcccatgatgggaactctgatatttagCCATTTCTTGATGTAGTTCGTGTCCACGGTCCTAACAGTACTCAAAGGGATGCTGGACTGTTCTTCAAGGACCAATAAGGTATATAGTTGGATTCAAATCAATATTTCTTACACTTTGCTCAACCATGAAACTGACTACTCTGCTCTTTCAGATTAGATAAGGAAGGATGGATACTGGGCCAGGGAACACCTGAAAGGAGATCAATACTAGAGACTTCAGAGGTTGAATAAAAGGAGCCAGGgtggaaaaagaaaggagagcagTGAGGGAAATTTAGAAATATAAGAGGAAGATAACTAAGAACTGGCCAGGAAGACAGAATAATCACAGAAGTCAACGTCTACATGCCACTGTCTATAGGTTAAGTCAGATATTTCCTCACATGAGGAATGTGCATCCTAGAAAAAAGAATTAGCACAAGAGAACTAGCACAATTAATATCAGAAAACAAGGAAAGTTAGTTTGGTGAACTATCAGTCATTTTAATCATGTTAATCATCATTGCAGTCTAAGCAGTACATCTCTATCCAAAgcatatataacatattttgttTCTTAGTGTTTGACCAGTTGTTgggaaaattaagaatttttttaaagctgttaaaaataaaacaaaaatcaggcACAGAACAAACCAAACATCCAAACTTCAACTGCAGGTATAAAAACTCATTCTATTAAACATACATCCTTTAAAAGcttgatctgggagttcccactgtggctcagcagtaatgaacccaactaggatccatgaggatatgggttctatccctggcctcgatcagtgagttaaaggatccggcgttgccatgagctgcagtataggtcacagacgcagctttgatttggtgttgctggggctgtggcataggctggcagctgtagctcagattcgacccctagcctgggaacttctatatgctgcaggtgcagccctaaaaaaaaaaacacaataaagtaCATTCTTGGGgaaatttaagattttcttttttttctctaagattgTTGACAATACCTACAATTAATCACAAGTAGTGACACAGGTAGTGTGAAATGTTAGGCATAAGAATACATAACAGAGCAAACTACACAAAACTGAAATCCACTAACCATCACTTCTCCAGTGAGGAATTATGTGCAATTACAGTCACCCAAACCCTGCTTCCTAGCTTATGTGGAAGTTGTTCACTTTTAAATAGAAAAGGTGTGATTTGGACTGAACTGAGGAGAAGAATGAAACAATACGTAACTTTTTAAAGGCATGGTTTTTCATCTGTAGGAGTATGTTAAATGATGGAGCACCAACAAATGCGATCTTACCCTCTTGTAAATAGAACGAGGAAGCTCTCTATTATAATGTAGAAATCTCTAAAGATTATATTGTTTCATGAACATGGCAAGGTGTAGAAGAGTGTAAATAGTATGCCATCATTCTGTGTAATCAGGGTAATAAGAtgatatattcatattttcttgtaCTTATGTAAAGAAACACTGAAATACACACAAACTAGTAAATGACTACCTAtaataggaaagaaagacagggaatttttaaaatattgttttgatgCTAGAACCAGGTGAAGAAAGAAttatcttttttgctttgttttgttgttttttgttttgtttttttgcagtttcttgggctgctcccatggcatatggaggttcacaggctaggggtcaaatcagagctgtagccaccagcctatgccagagccacagcaatgcgggatccgagccgagtctgcaacctacatacaccacagctcatggcaacaccggatccttaacacactgagcaaggccagggatcgaacctgcaacctcatggttcctagtcagatttgttaaccactgagccacgacaggaactccaagaattatcttttttaaaaagtccttctaATGCTATAAAAAGttagttgtgatgattgttgtacaactataaatgtaataaaattcactgagtaataaaaaaaataaaaagtccctctaactaaattaaaatttaaagtgaaaaatactcaatacaaaaaatacaaaatacctcAAATGAGAGATAAGTGGGAGGAATATTTCCTGGAACAATTCTGTAAATTAAATAGAAAGGCTGGGCATTTATTGAAACAGATGTTTACAGATGTTTGTTGCACTAAAAGCAAATCCTCAATGCCTTATAAGCGCTCTAACTTCTCTATGGCGATAGAATGCTTCCAGCAGCTTAGTGGGAAGAACATTGCACGAGGCATTAGGAGATAGGGTTCTAGTTCCAGCTCCATTAACTGGCTGTATGATCTTACAGCCACTTCCCAGAGCTTCTCTTTCTGTATCTGTCAAAGAAGGGCATGCAGAAGTGATCTCTAAGGTCACTTACAGTGTTTCTATTATTGTTAAGTTACCTGTTGTGTATTTGGTTTTCCAATCTAAATTATTATCAcatagatttttccatttttttgactCCTAGCCTTAGTATAAAACTTGGTAACAATCAGCGTTaagggaaagaattttttttaaaatgcatgacaTTGGTGATAATCAATAGGTAGTGCTGAGAAGCATGGAGGTTATAAAAAGCAATCAACAGGCAAGAATGATCATacttttctctctacttttgtatatgtttgaaatttttctataagaaaggttgaatagggagttcccgtcgtggctcagtggttaacgaatccgactaggaacgatgaggttacaggttcgatccctggccttgctcagcggattaaggatccagcgtcgccgttagctgtggtgtaggttgcagacgtggctctgctccagcgttgctgtggttctggcgtaggcaggggctacagctcagattagacccctagcttgggaacctccatatgccgcaggagtggccctagaaaggcaaaaggacaaaaaaaaagaaaggttaaataaagaaaaaaagcaaaaccccaaaATGCTAAGTCACAGGAAAAATGCAAAGAGGCTTACGTTTTTATAACAAAGATCTGAAGTGAGATATCAGATTTTTAGCTAAGTTTCTTGGCCTTTGTACAAACTTAAAATAATGAGCAATATTTATGACCAGCCACTGAGGTACTTATAACGTAGGCTTGCTTTAATCCCTTGGTTCTTAACTGAAGTCTGAATTACTAAAACCCTATAAGGAGACACCTGTTGTATATTTATGGGAGGATTCATTTGACACCTTTAGTATAAAAAGCAAATTATCACATCTTAATAAGAATGGAAACTAACCTAATAGTTTAAATTATGGACTTTACTGCAGTTTTTTTTGCCCCctcccctggcatgcagaagttcctgggccaaggattgaacccacaccacaggaatgacaatgctgggtcctcaagccataagagaactcctactgtaattcttttttgtcttttttttagggctgcacccacagcatagggaggttcccaggactaggggttgaattggagctgtagctgctggcctacaccacagccacagcaatgctggatccacctacaccatagctcacagcaataccagatcctttacccactgagcaaggccagagatcgaacccatgtcctcatggatactagtcgggttcactaattgctgagccatgacaggaagtcctaaaattatttttaaattactcagtgaactacctttgacttaaaaaaaagtttttaaaaactgagatgaaagagggttttcttgttttttttgggtttttttagggccacacccacggcatatggagggttcccaggctaggggtcgaataggagctaaagctgccagccacagccacagccacagcaacaccagatcccagctgcatctgttacctacaccgcagctcatggcaacgctggatccttaacccactgagcgagccagggatcgaacctgcaacctcatgattcttaggttcgtttccactgcgccaggacgcgAACTCCCAAAGGGGTTTTCTTGAGGCACACCTAGAAAACTTTTTGGACAAATGTGTTTGAGACTATGCTGATGAAGTCAACACAATATTCAGTATTGCACAGTTATGGCTATCAACTGACCAAAGAGATTTTGAATGATATACTTAAGATATTATGCTTCGCTCAGCATAAACATAAGGACATTTTCACTAGCTTTCCTTGGAGCTTCCCATAGGAGAGGATTAAACTATTACTGTTCTCTCAGGGACCAAGCAGGACCAGGACCCTTTCTGCCCTGCCTAGTGATGTGATGTCAGGAAATTTTGCCCTACCTGTTCCAAGGAGCTAGCTGGATTCAGCCACAGGGTGGACTTTCCGATGCTGGATGAGGTTGCAGTGGTAAATGAAGTTCTTGCCACAGTCTTCACATTCATAAGGtctttctccagtgtgaattctctggtGCTTAATGAGGACAGAACGTCGACTAAAGCTCTTACTGCACTGATTGCACTGGTAAGGTTTCTCCCCTGTGTGGATCCTGAGGTGATGGAAAAGCCCAGCGTTCTGGCTAAAGGCCTTGCCACAAACACTGCACTGGTAGCGCTTCTCCCCAGTGTGGAGTCTCTGGTGCTGGAACAGTCCTGACCGCTGGCTGAAGGCCCGCCCACACTCATCACACTCATAGGGCCTCTCGCCCGTGTGTGTTCTCTGGTGCTCGATGAGGATGGAATTCTGGGTAAAGCTTTTCCCACATTCACCACAGATATAGGGTCTCTCCACTGAAGAGCTTACCCTTTGCCTTTCCAGTCTGCCTTCGTGCTCACAGGTCTCTCCACATTCAGGCATCCGAATAATATCACCATTCAGTTTTTCAGTTACTTCTACCAGAGGTTTCATTTCTTTAGACAGTTCTCTCTTTGGGGCTAACTCGGCATTCCAAGTCCCAGCCTTATCATCTGAAATAATAAATGGACTGCATGACTGtcttatttccaaagaaaaaaacttaGGAGAGTGGGCAGAAGGGGACAAGCAACCAcattttctgtttactttccCACTCTAAACAATTACACCTGGAATTCAGGGAGAAAATGCTCTGTATCATAACTGCTTGTTTGTTGTCTGCCTCTCCCACCAGACTGTaaacttcctgagggcaggaacCACGTCTACTCTGCTCATCACTGTATCCCattacctagcacagtgcctggcccatagcAGACACTATGTAAACATGCCGAATTGATGAACATTCAGGGAATGAGTTAGGCTTCCTGAGGAAATTCTAATCCTCACCAGTCTCCTGAGCTGGGCACAACTCTTGCAAGTTGCACTGAGACTGCTCTTCCAGAGTTTGATGCTGGCCACTTGACGACTCCTGGGCTGCTCCTAGAATTGTTTTCCCCTTCACAGGCTCTTCCTGTACATGATCACGGGTTGGGACCtggtaaaaattaaagacagtTGGGAACCAAACATGAGAGAAGATATTACAGGTCCTTCTCAGGTCCACTGGATAGGAAAAGAAGGGTCAAGAAGctggcaaagacaaaaataagtttaaaaacaaaacaaaacaaaaaaaaccccaagaagcagcagcaactggcaaagagaaaaaatggcAGCGAGATTAAGAGCCTATTACAGATCCAGTCAGACATAAAGACACCCAGCTTTTCCTCTTCCTCGTCTTGTTGCACTGAAATGCCACACTTAAGCACACAAGGACAAAACTCTGTGCTCCCCTCTTCCCACCTGCTCTCCTGGTTCATCCAGCTCTCTCTCCAAATCCTCCAGCACAGTTACTGCCTCCTCTCCACTCCCTGGACGGTGCTCTCTCACCCAGGCCTGGAGCTCCTCGGGCAGGATGGTCAGGAACT encodes the following:
- the ZSCAN23 gene encoding zinc finger and SCAN domain-containing protein 23; translated protein: MASALAFQTPEMQEGLIAVKVKEEEKDHACGQESGQSRDNLHTREIFRRRFRQFCYQETPGPREALRRLQELCHQWLRPEMHSKEQILELLVLEQFLTILPEELQAWVREHRPGSGEEAVTVLEDLERELDEPGEQVPTRDHVQEEPVKGKTILGAAQESSSGQHQTLEEQSQCNLQELCPAQETDDKAGTWNAELAPKRELSKEMKPLVEVTEKLNGDIIRMPECGETCEHEGRLERQRVSSSVERPYICGECGKSFTQNSILIEHQRTHTGERPYECDECGRAFSQRSGLFQHQRLHTGEKRYQCSVCGKAFSQNAGLFHHLRIHTGEKPYQCNQCSKSFSRRSVLIKHQRIHTGERPYECEDCGKNFIYHCNLIQHRKVHPVAESS